In the genome of Xyrauchen texanus isolate HMW12.3.18 chromosome 33, RBS_HiC_50CHRs, whole genome shotgun sequence, one region contains:
- the LOC127626446 gene encoding 5-hydroxytryptamine receptor 7, producing the protein MISALTKDRVQELMTSLTSQVMDVRLRNQMHDTTTTLPTATFMDNDTRCGEQILSYGHVEKVLIGGVLLLLTFLTICGNLLVVISVCFVKKLKQPSNFLIVSLAVADLSVAVVVMPFVIITDLIGGQWIFGRVFCNVFIAMDVMCCTASIMTLCVISIDRYLGITKPLTYPVRQSGKCMAKIVLSVWLLSASITLPPLFGWAQNVNDDNVCLISQDLGYTIYSTAVAFYIPMSVMLIMYYRIYRVAKVSVAKHTIAGFPKAEDEDSVNCVTAVLKLQREMEECVRFSRLLKNDRKNISIFKREQKAAATLGIVVGAFAVCWLPFFVLSTARPFICGVQCSCVPLWVERTLLWLGYANSLINPFIYAFFNRDLRTTYHNLIRCRYRNINRKLSAASMQEALKLAERHDLVL; encoded by the exons ATGATCTCGGCGCTGACGAAGGATCGCGTGCAAGAACTCATGACTAGTTTGACATCTCAAGTGATGGACGTGCGCTTGCGTAATCAGATGCACGACACGACTACAACTTTGCCGACGGCGACTTTTATGGATAATGACACCAGATGCGGAGAGCAGATTTTGAGTTACGGACATGTTGAGAAAGTGCTCATCGGAGGAGTTCTTCTCTTGCTCACCTTTCTAACAATTTGCGGGAATTTGTTAGTGGTCATATCGGTGTGTTTTGTCAAGAAACTCAAGCAACCTTCTAATTTTCTAATCGTATCTCTGGCTGTTGCAGACCTCTCGGTGGCCGTGGTCGTAATGCCATTTGTCATCATCACTGATCTCATTGGAGGACAGTGGATCTTTGGTCGTGTTTTCTGCAACGTTTTCATCGCTATGGACGTGATGTGTTGTACCGCTTCAATAATGACACTCTGTGTCATAAGTATAGATAG GTACCTGGGCATCACTAAGCCACTGACGTATCCCGTGAGACAGAGTGGAAAGTGCATGGCCAAAATAGTGCTGTCTGTTTGGCTTCTCTCTGCCTCCATCACCCTACCCCCACTATTCGGATGGGCTCAGAATGTCAACGATGATAATGTGTGTCTGATCAGCCAGGACCTGGGTTACACTATATACTCCACTGCTGTGGCCTTTTACATCCCCATGTCTGTGATGCTCATTATGTACTACCGGATATACAGGGTGGCAAAGGTGAGTGTTGCCAAACACACTATTGCCGGCTTTCCCAAAGCCGAAGATGAGGACAGCGTGAACTGCGTGACTGCTGTCCTAAAGCTGCAGAGAGAGATGGAAGAGTGTGTGAGATTTTCTCGCCTCCTCAAAAATGACCGTAAAAATATTTCCATCTTCAAGAGGGAGCAGAAGGCAGCGGCCACCCTCGGGATCGTCGTGGGGGCTTTTGCTGTGTGCTGGCTGCCCTTCTTTGTGCTCTCCACTGCGCGTCCGTTCATCTGTGGGGTGCAGTGCAGCTGTGTGCCTTTGTGGGTGGAGAGGACCCTGCTGTGGCTGGGCTATGCCAACTCGCTCATCAACCCCTTCATATATGCGTTCTTCAACCGGGACCTCAGGACCACCTACCACAACCTCATCCGCTGCCGTTATCGAAACATCAACCGCAAGCTCTCGGCGGCCAGCATGCAGGAGGCTTTGAAGCTAGCTGAGAGACATGACCTAGTGCTGTAG